Proteins encoded by one window of Clostridium perfringens:
- the hemA gene encoding glutamyl-tRNA reductase: MIGVIGVKRNVDIAIREKLALYPKKHKKYVGELLNSFKEVVILNTCNRTEIYFNCTEEISEDEIFDKIFNVFNWNDDLKKYMFLSKEKRAVTHLMEVICGFHSRILGEDQILGQIKDAYKTAISDNSISSELQKMFEIAIACGKKFKTECKMFEVPVSSVSISINSALLKGCRKFMVLGYGEIGKLAIKHLLSHKVECIYLIVRDKSKASDLEGEIVEVLDFNEKNHVINEVDCIVSCTAAPHTVVRNEDIKTEGDIIHIYDLAVPRDVDKELSEKERVILKDIDEISKIDDKNKKIRKERMEEYKHIVEESIEEFLNWLKIREVSSKIRNIKIRENEICSERIKTFSNKGNGENTKLAERMIKSTADAYVNRAIELLKSEALKGSDSSCAEIIEKIFLT, encoded by the coding sequence ATGATAGGAGTTATAGGGGTTAAAAGGAATGTAGATATAGCAATAAGAGAAAAATTAGCCTTATATCCTAAAAAACATAAGAAATACGTAGGAGAATTATTAAATTCATTTAAAGAAGTTGTAATATTAAATACTTGTAATAGAACAGAGATTTATTTTAATTGCACTGAAGAGATTTCAGAGGATGAAATTTTTGATAAAATTTTTAATGTGTTCAATTGGAATGATGATTTGAAAAAATATATGTTTTTATCAAAGGAAAAGAGAGCAGTAACCCATCTTATGGAGGTTATTTGTGGCTTTCATTCAAGAATTTTAGGTGAAGATCAAATTCTAGGACAAATTAAAGATGCTTATAAAACAGCTATTTCAGATAATAGTATTTCATCAGAATTACAAAAGATGTTTGAAATAGCTATTGCTTGTGGTAAAAAGTTTAAAACAGAGTGTAAAATGTTTGAAGTTCCAGTTTCATCAGTATCAATATCAATAAATAGTGCCCTATTAAAAGGATGCAGAAAATTTATGGTATTAGGATATGGAGAAATTGGGAAGTTGGCAATTAAGCACCTTTTAAGTCATAAAGTAGAGTGTATTTATTTAATAGTAAGGGATAAGAGTAAGGCAAGTGATTTAGAAGGTGAAATTGTAGAAGTTTTAGATTTTAATGAAAAAAATCATGTTATAAATGAGGTTGATTGTATAGTTTCTTGTACAGCAGCACCTCATACAGTAGTGAGAAATGAAGATATAAAAACTGAAGGTGACATAATACATATATATGATTTAGCTGTTCCAAGAGATGTCGATAAGGAATTATCAGAAAAAGAGAGAGTAATCCTTAAGGATATAGATGAAATAAGTAAGATTGATGATAAGAATAAAAAAATAAGAAAAGAAAGAATGGAAGAGTATAAACATATAGTTGAAGAGAGCATAGAGGAATTTTTAAACTGGCTTAAAATAAGAGAAGTTTCAAGTAAAATAAGAAACATAAAAATAAGAGAAAATGAAATTTGTAGTGAAAGAATAAAGACTTTTTCTAATAAGGGAAATGGAGAAAATACTAAATTAGCAGAAAGAATGATAAAAAGTACAGCTGATGCTTATGTTAATAGGGCAATAGAACTTTTAAAAAGTGAAGCCTTAAAGGGAAGTGATAGTTCTTGTGCAGAAATAATAGAGAAGATATTTTTAACTTAG
- a CDS encoding NAD(P)-dependent oxidoreductase: protein MCRNNREDIFNLVPINIISSKFHVKVIGGGKAATIKVKGLLEKGCYVHILSKEFSKEILDIENKNLKLEKGNYYKEFIKDAHLIIIAVDESSLVHKISKDCEKEYKLYLNAANYKEGMVAIPYSRCYENLGFSISSKLGSPRITRAIGEEVSNIIKENDIYSIKVAKIREKAKKEELKDNIIEVISSKEFKNALLEKREYEYLKNLLGEELANSLTLGLK, encoded by the coding sequence TTGTGCAGAAATAATAGAGAAGATATTTTTAACTTAGTACCAATAAACATTATAAGTAGTAAATTTCATGTTAAGGTCATAGGTGGAGGAAAAGCAGCCACCATAAAGGTTAAAGGATTATTAGAAAAAGGTTGTTATGTACATATTTTATCTAAGGAGTTTTCAAAGGAAATCTTAGATATTGAAAATAAAAATTTAAAACTTGAAAAGGGAAACTATTATAAAGAGTTTATAAAAGATGCTCATCTTATAATAATAGCTGTGGATGAAAGTTCTCTAGTACATAAAATAAGCAAGGATTGTGAGAAAGAATATAAACTATATTTAAATGCAGCCAATTATAAAGAGGGTATGGTAGCTATTCCTTACAGTAGATGTTATGAAAATCTAGGCTTTAGTATAAGTAGTAAATTAGGATCGCCTAGAATAACTAGGGCTATAGGAGAAGAAGTATCAAATATTATTAAGGAAAATGACATATACTCAATTAAGGTAGCTAAAATTAGAGAAAAAGCTAAAAAAGAAGAGTTAAAGGATAATATAATAGAGGTTATTTCAAGTAAAGAGTTTAAAAATGCACTTTTAGAAAAAAGAGAATATGAATACTTAAAAAATCTTTTAGGAGAAGAATTAGCTAATTCATTAACTTTAGGATTAAAGTAA
- the hemC gene encoding hydroxymethylbilane synthase, translating to MELIIATRKSKLAQVQTEKVMELLKEKENVDSKKLLVMTEGDRRLDVSLNKIGGKGLFVKEIELALLNKEAHGAVHSMKDVPFELPSEFELVAMPEREDIRDAFVSLNGSTLSNLRKGARIGTSSIRRAEQLKLFRDDLEIVPIRGNVQTRIKKITEENLDGIILAAAGLKRLGMEEVISDYFDPKVFLPAIGQGALGIECLKGGEFNDYFKALDSKEVRTTVEAERSFMKVLNGGCHSLIGAYSEVKDNDLYMIGTFTVNNRIVKKDILGNKEDNILLGKKLAEKILEEV from the coding sequence ATGGAATTAATAATAGCGACTAGAAAAAGTAAGTTAGCGCAAGTGCAAACTGAAAAAGTTATGGAACTTTTAAAGGAAAAAGAAAATGTAGATAGTAAGAAGCTTTTAGTTATGACAGAAGGTGATAGAAGACTAGATGTTTCATTAAATAAAATAGGTGGAAAGGGTCTATTTGTAAAGGAGATAGAACTAGCTCTTTTAAATAAAGAAGCTCATGGAGCAGTTCATAGTATGAAAGATGTTCCTTTTGAACTTCCTAGCGAATTTGAGCTTGTTGCAATGCCTGAAAGAGAAGATATAAGAGATGCCTTTGTATCTTTAAATGGATCCACTTTATCTAATTTAAGAAAAGGAGCTAGAATCGGAACTAGCAGTATAAGACGTGCAGAGCAGTTAAAGTTATTTAGAGATGATTTAGAGATTGTTCCAATTAGAGGAAATGTTCAAACTAGAATAAAAAAAATAACTGAAGAAAATTTAGATGGAATAATTTTAGCGGCAGCAGGATTAAAAAGACTTGGTATGGAAGAGGTAATAAGTGATTATTTTGATCCAAAGGTATTTTTACCTGCTATTGGTCAAGGAGCTTTAGGAATAGAGTGCTTAAAAGGTGGAGAATTTAATGACTATTTTAAAGCTTTAGATAGCAAAGAGGTTAGAACTACTGTTGAGGCTGAAAGAAGCTTTATGAAGGTATTAAACGGAGGATGTCATAGTCTTATAGGTGCTTATTCAGAAGTTAAAGATAATGACTTATATATGATAGGTACATTTACTGTAAATAATAGAATAGTTAAAAAAGATATATTAGGAAATAAAGAAGATAATATATTATTAGGAAAAAAACTTGCAGAAAAAATATTAGAAGAGGTATAG